In a genomic window of Dyadobacter fermentans DSM 18053:
- a CDS encoding DUF1304 domain-containing protein: MQTLATILVALVALEHLYILYIEMFAWETKGKETFKGSLAPELFKPTKTLAANQGLYNGFLAAGLIWSLLIEDHHWRLYVGVFFLTCVIVAGIYGAVTASKKIFFVQALPAIVALVVLHL, from the coding sequence ATGCAAACACTCGCCACCATCCTCGTCGCCCTCGTCGCGCTGGAACATCTTTACATTCTCTACATCGAAATGTTCGCCTGGGAAACCAAGGGGAAGGAGACCTTCAAAGGCTCACTCGCACCGGAGCTTTTTAAACCTACCAAAACGCTTGCGGCAAACCAGGGGCTTTATAATGGCTTTCTCGCTGCCGGGCTCATCTGGTCGCTGCTGATCGAGGACCATCACTGGCGGTTGTACGTCGGGGTTTTCTTTCTTACCTGCGTGATTGTGGCCGGGATTTATGGGGCGGTTACCGCTAGTAAGAAGATATTTTTTGTGCAGGCGCTGCCGGCGATTGTGGCTTTGGTAGTGTTGCATTTGTGA